The following nucleotide sequence is from Methanocorpusculum sp..
CTCGGCGTGTTCCCCTCACTTCAAAAAATCCTTGGCATCCCGGACGGATACAAAGCGCAGTATGCTCTCCTTGCAGGTCATCCAAAATACACATTCAAAAGTATTCCGCCAAGAGATATGCCCGAGATCTTCTGGACATAAAAAAAAGATTAGAGAGAGAGAAGTAAACGGGGCAGCTCAAGAGCGAGCCACGGATTTGCCTTGAATATCGCAATAACAAGTGATTTTACCGTGATCTCATCAAGGGAGAGATCGGTCATCGAATGGACGATGGAGTTCAGTTTGGCATCATCCATTTTGATAAAAGCCTCTTTTACCGCATAATTTCTTGCAAGTGAATGACCAAGAGGGCCGTCACGCCAGGTGTTATCATAGACCATCAATGCCTTCTTGGATGTATCACCTTTTTTCAGTGCCGCGGCAGCAACATCTCCCGCAAGCTTTCCGGTGTACATGGCATTATAGATGCCCCCGCCGGTGATCGGATCGGAGAGACGGGCTGCATCACCAACGATGATAAGATTGTCGGCGACCGTGCAGTCCAGCGGTTTACAGCCAGAGACACCGCCAATAATAAGTTCGGTGATCTTGCCGTTCGGGAACTCGCGGGCAATAAACCGGTCGAGGTAATCCTTGGCACGGTGACCTTCACCGGATTTCGTACCGGCGATACCGATACCTATGTTCGCACACCGGTGACCTTTCGGGAAAACCCAGATGTATCCCCACGGGGCATCTGTATATGAGAAATAAAACAGATTTTCCCGCTCGTCAATATCGATATCGTTCACGATGTACTGGGCACAGGTCTCCAGCTCAGCCAGCGGAACGGTCGTATTGATACCCGCCCATTTGGTAAATTTCGACTCAACACCATCAGCCGCAATAACGACTTTGGCCCGGACCTCATACGTGTTTCCATGCTGGTGGATCACTGCGCCGGATACTTTGCCGTCAATCATGATCGGGGCTGAGGCACGTGCGTGAACCTGGATCTCAGCTCCGGCTTCAGCAGCCTGCCAGATCAGTTCACGGTCGAAGACCTTTCTGTCGAGAACGTACCCTACTTTACCCCCGGAATGACTATCACCTATGGTGAACTTCGTCCCATCAGGTCC
It contains:
- a CDS encoding NAD(P)/FAD-dependent oxidoreductase — its product is MKEAYDVLVVGGGPGGALAAKTAAEQGLSVLLVEKRPAIGAPVRCAEGIGKEALAEFIEPDPKWISADLDKAVLVGPDGTKFTIGDSHSGGKVGYVLDRKVFDRELIWQAAEAGAEIQVHARASAPIMIDGKVSGAVIHQHGNTYEVRAKVVIAADGVESKFTKWAGINTTVPLAELETCAQYIVNDIDIDERENLFYFSYTDAPWGYIWVFPKGHRCANIGIGIAGTKSGEGHRAKDYLDRFIAREFPNGKITELIIGGVSGCKPLDCTVADNLIIVGDAARLSDPITGGGIYNAMYTGKLAGDVAAAALKKGDTSKKALMVYDNTWRDGPLGHSLARNYAVKEAFIKMDDAKLNSIVHSMTDLSLDEITVKSLVIAIFKANPWLALELPRLLLSL